The following coding sequences lie in one Spinacia oleracea cultivar Varoflay chromosome 1, BTI_SOV_V1, whole genome shotgun sequence genomic window:
- the LOC110802337 gene encoding proline transporter 2 isoform X1 has translation MYMENNTEGNIRQQEVLNLESGSTKDDQYQDEGPASASAHAIGKDSWQQVSLMLVTSFNCGWVLSFSNLMLVPLGWTWGIVCLLFVGFFSCYSGWLLAGFHFIQGQRFIRYRDMMGHLFGKKMYFVTYFLQFSTFILVNMGFILLGGRALKEINLVFSDTAMRLQYFIIITGVVYCIFAIVVPNMSAMRVWIGASAILTFGFIGVLLVVSAKDGKSISHKNYEVKGSTVGKVFNALGAVSAILVSNSSGMIPEIQSTLKKPAVRNMRIALLLQYTVGLSVYYGVSIAGYWIYGSEVPDYLPMALSGPKWAKILINLAVFLQNVISQHMFIQPVHEALDTKFLKDDEGTYSRENFKRRIFLRVLVFTGNTFVAAALPFMGDFMNLLGSFTLVTLTFIFPSMIYIKVKGNTARTEKKAWHWTVIIVFSILAVVTTISAVRLIINNVRNYQLFANQ, from the exons ATGTACATGGAGAACAACACAGAAGGCAATATTAGACAGCAAGAAGTTCTTAACCTTGAATCTGGCTCCACTAAAGATGATCAATACCAAGATGAGGGTCCAGCTTCAGCATCAGCTCACGCTATTGGAAAAG ATTCATGGCAGCAGGTTAGTTTGATGCTCGTAACGAGCTTCAACTGTGGATGGGTATTAAGCTTTTCAAACCTTATGTTGGTGCCCCTGGGTTGGACATGGGGTATCGTCTGCTTACTTTTTGTCGGGTTCTTCAGTTGCTACTCAGGCTGGCTATTAGCAGGTTTTCATTTCATCCAAGGTCAGAGATTCATCAGATATAGAGACATGATGGGACATCTATTTG GGAAGAAAATGTACTTTGTAACATATTTTCTCCAATTTTCAACCTTCATTTTGGTAAATATGGGTTTCATCCTTCTCGGAGGCAGAGCACTGAAG GAGATAAATCTGGTGTTCAGTGACACAGCCATGAGGCTCCAGTATTTCATCATTATCACAGGAGTAGTATACTGCATATTTGCTATTGTTGTCCCAAACATGTCTGCCATGAGAGTGTGGATAGGAGCGTCGGCCATTCTCACCTTTGGTTTTATTGGAGTCCTTCTCGTGGTATCAGCAAAAGATG GCAAATCAATCAGCCACAAAAACTATGAAGTTAAGGGCAGCACAGTGGGTAAGGTGTTCAATGCCTTAGGTGCAGTATCCGCCATACTCGTAAGCAACAGTTCAGGCATGATACCCGAAATACAG TCAACCCTCAAGAAGCCAGCTGTCAGGAACATGAGAATAGCCTTGTTATTACAATATACTGTTGGCCTCTCGGTATATTATGGTGTTAGCATAGCTGGATATTGGATTTATGGTTCAGAAGTGCCAGATTATCTCCCTATGGCACTAAGCGGGCCGAAATGGGCAAAGATCCTGATCAACTTAGCAGTCTTTCTACAAAACGTCATCTCGCAACAT ATGTTCATCCAACCAGTTCACGAAGCACTAGATACTAAGTTCCTGAAAGATGATGAGGGTACATACTCAAGAGAAAATTTTAAAAGGCGGATTTTCCTACGAGTACTAGTATTTACAGGCAATACTTTTGTGGCAGCGGCCTTACCTTTTATGGGAGATTTCATGAACCTATTGGGATCATTCACACTTGTTACGTTGACGTTTATTTTTCCAAGTATGATCTACATCAAG GTTAAGGGGAATACAGCTAGAACTGAGAAGAAGGCATGGCATTGGACTGTCATTATTGTTTTTTCTATACTTGCTGTAGTAACTACAATATCTGCAGTCAGACTAATTATTAACAATGTTAGAAACTACCAATTATTTGCCAATCAGTAA
- the LOC110802337 gene encoding proline transporter 2 isoform X2, translating into METEGKTSHPQAFNLESGSIKDDQILEEVPASAHAIGNDSWQQVSLMLVTSFNCGWVLSFSNLMLVPLGWTWGIVCLLFVGFFSCYSGWLLAGFHFIQGQRFIRYRDMMGHLFGKKMYFVTYFLQFSTFILVNMGFILLGGRALKEINLVFSDTAMRLQYFIIITGVVYCIFAIVVPNMSAMRVWIGASAILTFGFIGVLLVVSAKDGKSISHKNYEVKGSTVGKVFNALGAVSAILVSNSSGMIPEIQSTLKKPAVRNMRIALLLQYTVGLSVYYGVSIAGYWIYGSEVPDYLPMALSGPKWAKILINLAVFLQNVISQHMFIQPVHEALDTKFLKDDEGTYSRENFKRRIFLRVLVFTGNTFVAAALPFMGDFMNLLGSFTLVTLTFIFPSMIYIKVKGNTARTEKKAWHWTVIIVFSILAVVTTISAVRLIINNVRNYQLFANQ; encoded by the exons ATGGAGACAGAAGGAAAAACAAGCCACCCACAAgcttttaacttagaatcaggctCTATAAAGGATGATCAGATTCTGGAAGAAGTTCCAGCTTCAGCTCACGCTATCGGGAATg ATTCATGGCAGCAGGTTAGTTTGATGCTCGTAACGAGCTTCAACTGTGGATGGGTATTAAGCTTTTCAAACCTTATGTTGGTGCCCCTGGGTTGGACATGGGGTATCGTCTGCTTACTTTTTGTCGGGTTCTTCAGTTGCTACTCAGGCTGGCTATTAGCAGGTTTTCATTTCATCCAAGGTCAGAGATTCATCAGATATAGAGACATGATGGGACATCTATTTG GGAAGAAAATGTACTTTGTAACATATTTTCTCCAATTTTCAACCTTCATTTTGGTAAATATGGGTTTCATCCTTCTCGGAGGCAGAGCACTGAAG GAGATAAATCTGGTGTTCAGTGACACAGCCATGAGGCTCCAGTATTTCATCATTATCACAGGAGTAGTATACTGCATATTTGCTATTGTTGTCCCAAACATGTCTGCCATGAGAGTGTGGATAGGAGCGTCGGCCATTCTCACCTTTGGTTTTATTGGAGTCCTTCTCGTGGTATCAGCAAAAGATG GCAAATCAATCAGCCACAAAAACTATGAAGTTAAGGGCAGCACAGTGGGTAAGGTGTTCAATGCCTTAGGTGCAGTATCCGCCATACTCGTAAGCAACAGTTCAGGCATGATACCCGAAATACAG TCAACCCTCAAGAAGCCAGCTGTCAGGAACATGAGAATAGCCTTGTTATTACAATATACTGTTGGCCTCTCGGTATATTATGGTGTTAGCATAGCTGGATATTGGATTTATGGTTCAGAAGTGCCAGATTATCTCCCTATGGCACTAAGCGGGCCGAAATGGGCAAAGATCCTGATCAACTTAGCAGTCTTTCTACAAAACGTCATCTCGCAACAT ATGTTCATCCAACCAGTTCACGAAGCACTAGATACTAAGTTCCTGAAAGATGATGAGGGTACATACTCAAGAGAAAATTTTAAAAGGCGGATTTTCCTACGAGTACTAGTATTTACAGGCAATACTTTTGTGGCAGCGGCCTTACCTTTTATGGGAGATTTCATGAACCTATTGGGATCATTCACACTTGTTACGTTGACGTTTATTTTTCCAAGTATGATCTACATCAAG GTTAAGGGGAATACAGCTAGAACTGAGAAGAAGGCATGGCATTGGACTGTCATTATTGTTTTTTCTATACTTGCTGTAGTAACTACAATATCTGCAGTCAGACTAATTATTAACAATGTTAGAAACTACCAATTATTTGCCAATCAGTAA
- the LOC110802335 gene encoding putative pentatricopeptide repeat-containing protein At5g37570 — translation MKVTEQSIHTLLKNCNSISHLKQIHAQTLRHNLHEHQHSITSSIVDVYTFLSPRHTHLLFTSLAHHATVFLFNHSIRAFSKTPFLCHESLHLYLQMVRHNFKPDNYTYPFVLNSCAALCDLNNGAEVHGRVLKSGFCSIVEVFNALIDMYGKCGKLSCARQVFDEMPHRDVVSYNAVLGAYARGGEDMRDAQVVFDGMRVRNLITWNAMVVGYVNGDDLDSARATFDKMLDKNVVTWTTMLVGYTKKKIMGVARILFEAMPEKTLVCWTAMISGYAQNGQPNEALAYFRSMRKAHVKPDAFAMTAVISALAQLGRPDLANWIMTLMDQEGIERNEKVLTSLVDMHAKCGNIEEACRLFEEIRQPDVYPYSALITGLASHGHGIRALDVFHKMLMEKVEPDYVTFVGVLNACSHTGLVEDGLAYWESMISDYKIEPDADHYACIIDMLGRAGRLEQAYKMLKSMPMGPRPGALGALLAACRTYSNVDIAELVAQELFILEPHNTGNYMLLSGIYAEREQWDEAERVRKSMREKISTKLPGCSWV, via the coding sequence ATGAAAGTAACAGAGCAATCGATTCACACTCTATTGAAAAACTGCAATTCAATCTCTCACCTCAAACAAATTCACGCCCAAACACTACGCCACAATCTCCATGAGCATCAACATTCCATAACTTCCTCCATTGTTGATGTCtacacttttctctctcctcgccaCACCCATCTCCTCTTCACTTCTCTCGCTCACCATGCCACTGTATTTCTCTTCAATCACTCAATCAGAGCCTTTTCTAAAACCCCATTTCTCTGCCATGAATCCTTGCATTTGTACCTTCAAATGGTGCGACATAATTTTAAACCCGACAATTACACTTACCCTTTTGTACTTAACTCGTGTGCTGCTCTTTGTGACCTTAATAATGGTGCTGAGGTTCATGGGCGTGTTTTGAAATCTGGGTTTTGTTCAATTGTTGAAGTCTTTAATGCTTTGATTGATATGTATGGGAAATGTGGGAAGTTGAGTTGTGCCCGCCAAGTGTTCGACGAAATGCCTCACAGAGATGTAGTGTCTTATAATGCTGTTCTTGGTGCATATGCTAGGGGTGGGGAAGATATGAGGGATGCCCAGGTTGTTTTTGATGGAATGCGTGTTAGGAATTTGATTACTTGGAATGCTATGGTTGTGGGGTATGTGAATGGTGATGATTTGGATTCTGCTCGGGCAACGTTTGATAAGATGTTAGATAAAAATGTTGTTACTTGGACTACAATGTTAGTTGGATATACTAAGAAGAAGATTATGGGTGTGGCTAGGATCCTTTTTGAAGCTATGCCTGAGAAGACTTTAGTTTGTTGGACTGCTATGATCTCTGGGTATGCTCAAAATGGACAACCGAATGAAGCATTGGCTTATTTTCGTAGTATGCGAAAAGCACATGTTAAGCCTGATGCTTTTGCTATGACTGCTGTTATATCAGCCTTGGCTCAGTTAGGGCGCCCTGATTTGGCCAATTGGATCATGACTTTAATGGATCAAGAAGGCATTGAGCGAAACGAAAAGGTCCTTACTTCCCTAGTTGACATGCATGCTAAATGTGGGAATATTGAAGAAGCGTGTCGGTTGTTTGAGGAGATTCGTCAACCAGATGTATATCCTTATAGTGCACTGATAACAGGCCTTGCTTCGCACGGCCATGGTATCCGAGCCCTTGATGTTTTTCACAAAATGCTGATGGAAAAGGTAGAACCTGATTATgtaacttttgttggtgtattgAATGCGTGTAGCCATACAGGACTTGTTGAAGATGGTTTAGCCTATTGGGAAAGCATGATAAGTGATTACAAGATTGAGCCAGATGCAGATCATTATGCTTGCATAATTGATATGCTTGGACGAGCTGGGAGACTTGAGCAAGCATATAAGATGCTAAAGAGTATGCCAATGGGTCCTCGCCCTGGAGCTTTAGGCGCCCTGCTTGCTGCCTGTCGAACTTATAGCAATGTTGATATTGCAGAACTTGTTGCCCAGGAACTGTTTATATTAGAACCTCATAATACTGGTAACTATATGCTTCTCTCTGGTATCTATGCTGAAAGAGAGCAATGGGATGAGGCAGAAAGGGTTCGAAAATCTATGAGGGAAAAGATCTCCACTAAACTACCTGGTTGTAGTTGGGTTTAG